One window of Macrococcus sp. 19Msa1099 genomic DNA carries:
- a CDS encoding lysophospholipid acyltransferase family protein, translating into MYQFISRIIFFFVKILNKLKVSDKHHLPEDEAFIVTCNHESMVEIIMLAMSLYPLEVHYMAKQELFKTPLLNRFFRSVNAFPVNRENPGPSTLKIPVKLIKEGKVVGIFPSGQRNNAAPMKKGAATIAVLSKSKIVPAAYTGPLKFRDVIFKRRKCWIKFGAPIDSTTYLSQYNKTEAIEKITQQLENSTKSIIATMK; encoded by the coding sequence ATGTATCAATTCATTTCTCGTATCATCTTCTTCTTTGTTAAAATATTAAACAAGTTAAAGGTTTCAGACAAACATCATCTTCCTGAAGATGAAGCATTTATCGTGACATGTAACCATGAGAGTATGGTGGAGATTATAATGCTCGCGATGAGTCTATATCCGTTAGAAGTTCATTATATGGCGAAGCAGGAACTATTTAAGACACCGCTATTAAATCGATTTTTTAGATCAGTTAATGCATTTCCTGTGAATAGAGAAAACCCAGGACCATCTACGTTAAAGATACCTGTTAAGCTGATAAAAGAAGGTAAGGTTGTTGGTATCTTCCCGAGTGGACAACGCAATAATGCAGCACCGATGAAAAAAGGAGCGGCGACGATTGCTGTACTATCAAAAAGTAAGATTGTTCCTGCGGCTTATACAGGACCACTTAAATTTCGTGATGTTATATTTAAGAGAAGAAAGTGCTGGATTAAGTTTGGAGCACCCATTGATAGCACTACATATTTATCCCAGTACAATAAAACTGAAGCAATAGAAAAGATTACTCAGCAACTTGAAAACAGCACAAAATCGATTATAGCAACAATGAAATAA
- a CDS encoding trypsin-like peptidase domain-containing protein → MEQNHEYYNENSHLQTQHPKKQKAGFLKMVLAGVVGSVLTLGVTELPEYFSHDETETISPVTVDNTTTSKSTSNLSQMLEQVSPAIVGVINMQQAPSSIYDILSGNRSTDITPAGTGSGVIYQVDGNNTYIVTNNHVVEGAKELKVKLSNGKTIDAELMGTDALTDIAVLKVTGQLNIKPVAFADSSKIRIGEPVYAIGNPLGLELAGTVTEGIVSSKERTMKVETSAGNASVKVIQTDAAINPGNSGGALINTSGQLIGINSMKISANQVEGIGFAIPSNDTKTIIEQLVKNGKVERPYMGLGLVGINDVPAEYLKELKITQTEGVVVAQTDSVSRTKFNKGDVITAIDGHKVESDSDVRNYIYTHHKAGDKVKFTVYREDKKTEVTMTLRSTNSK, encoded by the coding sequence ATGGAACAAAATCATGAATATTACAATGAAAACTCTCATCTACAAACACAACACCCAAAGAAACAAAAAGCCGGCTTCTTAAAGATGGTGCTTGCTGGTGTCGTTGGATCTGTACTCACGCTTGGTGTGACTGAATTACCAGAGTATTTCTCACACGATGAAACAGAAACAATTTCTCCAGTCACAGTTGATAATACAACAACTTCCAAATCAACTTCAAATCTCTCTCAAATGCTGGAACAAGTTTCTCCTGCAATTGTCGGCGTTATCAATATGCAGCAGGCACCTAGCAGTATCTATGATATCCTATCAGGCAATCGATCTACCGATATTACACCTGCAGGAACAGGTTCAGGTGTAATATATCAAGTTGATGGGAACAATACATATATTGTTACAAACAACCACGTTGTTGAAGGCGCTAAAGAATTGAAGGTTAAATTATCAAACGGGAAAACGATAGATGCTGAACTAATGGGTACAGACGCTTTGACCGATATCGCTGTACTCAAAGTAACAGGTCAGCTAAATATTAAACCCGTGGCCTTTGCCGACTCTTCTAAGATTCGAATTGGCGAACCTGTCTATGCGATTGGTAATCCATTAGGTCTTGAACTTGCTGGTACAGTAACAGAAGGTATCGTGAGCTCAAAGGAACGTACAATGAAAGTAGAAACTTCTGCCGGTAACGCTAGCGTCAAAGTTATTCAGACGGATGCAGCAATTAATCCCGGGAATTCTGGTGGTGCTTTAATTAATACAAGTGGTCAGCTGATCGGTATCAACAGCATGAAGATATCTGCCAATCAAGTGGAAGGGATTGGATTTGCTATTCCATCAAATGACACTAAGACGATTATTGAACAGCTTGTTAAGAACGGTAAAGTTGAACGTCCATATATGGGGCTTGGACTGGTAGGAATCAATGATGTTCCAGCTGAGTATCTGAAAGAACTTAAAATAACACAAACTGAAGGTGTTGTTGTAGCACAAACTGACAGCGTTTCTCGTACAAAGTTCAATAAAGGCGATGTCATCACTGCTATCGATGGACATAAGGTTGAAAGTGATAGCGACGTTAGAAATTATATTTATACACATCATAAAGCAGGCGACAAAGTGAAATTTACTGTTTATAGAGAAGATAAGAAAACAGAAGTTACGATGACTTTAAGAAGTACAAATAGCAAATAA